A portion of the Leptospira kanakyensis genome contains these proteins:
- a CDS encoding glucose 1-dehydrogenase has product MSKEFEGKVALVTGAASPIGLGRAIANRIASHGASLVLVDLNQEKIEEAAREVEAKFGVKAIGVACNVTKPEDCDAAISKTKEAFGKLDFLVNNAGVLKDNLLIRMSEQEYDFVMDVNCKGVFLMTKSASKLILKSDSGRIVNISSVSGLTGQPGQANYSTSKAGVIALTKVSAREFSGRNVLVNAVCPGYVQTEMTGTLSKEVQDKLTDPSVIPLKRPGKQEEIASAVKFFLSNDASYITGTFLRVDGGAAIGM; this is encoded by the coding sequence TTGGGAAGAGCAATCGCAAACCGAATCGCATCGCATGGTGCAAGTTTGGTGCTTGTTGATTTGAATCAGGAAAAAATTGAAGAAGCTGCAAGAGAAGTTGAAGCTAAATTTGGTGTGAAAGCAATTGGAGTTGCTTGTAACGTAACAAAACCAGAAGATTGCGACGCTGCCATCAGCAAAACAAAAGAGGCTTTTGGAAAATTAGATTTTCTCGTTAATAACGCAGGTGTTTTAAAAGACAATCTTCTCATTCGTATGTCGGAACAAGAATATGACTTTGTTATGGATGTAAACTGTAAGGGAGTTTTCCTTATGACGAAATCCGCAAGTAAACTGATTCTTAAATCTGACTCTGGTCGGATCGTAAACATTTCCTCAGTTTCTGGACTCACTGGGCAACCAGGCCAAGCAAACTACTCCACTTCTAAAGCCGGAGTGATTGCGTTAACGAAAGTTTCTGCTCGTGAATTTTCTGGAAGAAACGTACTCGTAAATGCAGTTTGCCCAGGATACGTTCAAACAGAAATGACTGGAACACTTTCTAAAGAAGTGCAAGACAAGTTGACTGATCCTTCTGTGATTCCACTCAAACGTCCAGGAAAACAAGAAGAGATTGCTTCTGCTGTTAAATTTTTCTTAAGTAATGATGCGTCTTACATCACTGGAACTTTCCTCCGTGTAGACGGTGGTGCTGCTATCGGGATGTAG